TGGATTTTTATCATGATACTGATGGCAGGCCATTATAGAATCTACAATACTCCTGCTGTTAATTGGATCAAGAATTAAATCAGCCACTAAATCAATTTTCTTACATTTTTCTCGAAGCTCTTCCAACGAACTGACCCTTTCCTCCACAGTATGAGGAACCCAGCCCCTTTGGAAATCCGTGGGAAGAATAACTGCTGGAATTTGTTTTTCTTCCATCAAAGGAAGCATTTCTTCACAATTTCCATGATCTAAACTTAAAACCATATCTACACCGGATTTTACGGCGGATTCTATCTCCAGTGGGTTCAAAGTGTCTATACTTACGGGAATATCACCAGCTATCTGTTTGAGAGTTGAAACCATTTCTGGAATTTTATGGGCCAGATTTTCACCAGCCACCATCCCAATATCAACCATGTCCGCTCCGCTTTTTATAAAGTATTCTGCTTTTTTAATAAGATCTTCAGTAGTTAAAAGAGGAGCATTGGCTATTTCTGCCAACACTCTCATGGGAAAGTCTTCCCCAACAGGTAATTTACCAACTAAAATATTATTATTCTTTTTAAGAAGTTTATTGGTTAGTTTTTCATCTTTTTCAAAATCTTCAATAAATTCCAAAGCCTTTTGACGTTGTTCTGCTTCAATAAGTTTATCAGCTGAAGTTATGGTTGAAAGTTCTAATTTATCCAGAGCATCAAGGACTATTTGCAAGTCAGCCGCGTCAGTTGGTCCTTTATATGCTGGAATTCCAGTTTCTTTCTGAATTAATTTAGCATCTTTACGAATAAGGCCGGGGATAATTATCATATCCAAATCATCCAAATCAATTAAATTGCTTGATTCAAGTTCTTTAATTTCATTAGATATTTTTCTAGGCGTTAAAAAAGCCGCTACAGGAGTATTGACAACATGAACAAATACATCCTGTTTTGAACTAGCTGAAAACTTTTTTACCAGTCCTTCAGCCAGCTTTCCGGTGATGATAATAACTTTCATTATAATTCCTCAGTCTTTTATTGATAATTCTGTGCTAATTAATCATCGAAATATATCAAAATATTATCAAACTTTAACTAATAATTTCATTAATACTATACTTTATTTCATGGCACCATCATGTATATATATATTAAAAATTTATAATGATTAACTATGAGGAATGGAGGTAAATTATGATCGAAATTCGCTTTCACGGACGCGGTGGTCAGGGCTCTGTTACAGCGGCAGAGATTTTAGCAAAGGCTGCTTTCGAAGATGGAAAGTATTCACAAGCATTTCCCTTTTTTGGCGTTGAAAGAAGAGGCGCTCCCGTCATGGCATTCACAAGAATAAACGATGAACCAATTAGACGACGATATCAAGTTTATAACCCAGATTACGTTGTAGTACTTGATGAAGGACTTTTAGAAGTAGTAGATGTGTTTTCAGGTCTTAAAAGCCACAGTATGGCAATTATAAATACTCAGGGAGAAGCACCTGAACACGAAGGCTCTGAAACCCATGTAATAGATGCTACAGGAATTGCACTGGAAAAGTTAGGTTTACCAATTGTAAATACTGTTATGCTTGGTGCATTTGCAGGAGCTACAGGACAAGTAAGCCTTGATTCCATTATAAAAATTATAAAAGAAACTTTCCCAGGTAAAGTTGGAGAAAAAAACGCTGTTGCTGCTAAAGCAGCTTACGAGCATGTTAAATGAGTTAAATCCAATTCATTTAATATTTTAATAAATTAAATAACAACTAAAATTTAGAAATAAAAAAGTTTTGAAATTAGAATTAATAAAATTTAAAATTTTAAAACAAATTAATTTTAACAGGTGATTATCATGGAATCCATCGGAGGAGCTGTCAAAAAACCCGGAAGTACCCGGAATAATAAGACAGGAAGTTGGAGAACATTTAAGCCCATACTTGACAAGGAAACATGCATAGATTGCGATAACTGCATTATTTTCTGTCCAGAGGGTTGTTTAAATAAAGAACACGATATTGATTACGATTATTGCAAAGGGTGCGGCATATGTGCCGAAGAATGCCCTGTAAAAGCCATAAAAATGGAGAGAGAATAATGGTTCTTAAAGTTATGACTGCTAACCGAGCAGTATCAGAGGCTGTAAGTCTTGCCAGACCACAAGTTATTCCAGTTTACCCCATTACTCCACAAACAACAATATCCGAATATTTGGCCCAATTTGTGGCTGATGGAGAGCTAGATGCAGAATTTATAAGAGTAGAATCTGAACACAGTTCTATGAGTGCCGCCATAGGTGCTTCTGGAACAGGAGTAAGAGTATTTACTGCTACATCATCCCAGGGGCTACTTTTAATGCACGAAGTTCTTTTTGCAGCTGCCGGTCTAAGAACCCCTATAGTTATGGCCAATGCCAACAGGGCTGTTGCAGCCCCACTAAGTATCTGGAATGATCATCAAGACTCAATTTCACAAAGGGATGCTGGATGGATACAAATTTATGTTGAAGACGGACAGGAAGCTTTGGACTCTGTTTTACGCTCATATAAAATTTCAGAAGATAAGGATGTTCTTTTGCCAAGTATGGTCTGTCTGGATGGTTTCATACTAACCCATACCGTAGAACCTGTGGACATACCTACCCATGAACAAGTAGATAACTTCTTACCAGAATACGTATCCGAGCATTTATATCTTGACCCAGAAAGGCCCATGTCTATTGGAACTCTTGCCGATCCTAATTATTACATGGAAGCCCGATACCAAATGGAATTAGCTATGGAAAGATCACTGAAGGTAGTTAAAAAAGTTAACAAAGAATTTGGTGAAATATTTGGTAGAGAATATGGTTCCGTGGAAGAATATTATTGTGAAGATGCAGAAATCATATTAGTCACCATGGGATCTCTATGCAGTACCATAAGAGATGTGGTGGACGAATTAAGGGCTAATGGAGAAAAAGTAGGTATGTTAAAGATTAGAACTTACCGGCCATTCCCTAAAGAAGACATTTATAATGTCCTTAAAAACGCT
The DNA window shown above is from Methanobacteriaceae archaeon and carries:
- a CDS encoding dihydropteroate synthase-like protein, whose protein sequence is MKVIIITGKLAEGLVKKFSASSKQDVFVHVVNTPVAAFLTPRKISNEIKELESSNLIDLDDLDMIIIPGLIRKDAKLIQKETGIPAYKGPTDAADLQIVLDALDKLELSTITSADKLIEAEQRQKALEFIEDFEKDEKLTNKLLKKNNNILVGKLPVGEDFPMRVLAEIANAPLLTTEDLIKKAEYFIKSGADMVDIGMVAGENLAHKIPEMVSTLKQIAGDIPVSIDTLNPLEIESAVKSGVDMVLSLDHGNCEEMLPLMEEKQIPAVILPTDFQRGWVPHTVEERVSSLEELREKCKKIDLVADLILDPINSRSIVDSIMACHQYHDKNPEPVFFGVGNVTELLDTDSTGVNSLLSGIAMELGASILFTPEESGKTVRSVYELAVSSKMMFLAKNRGSIPKDLGINLLAFKDKRIPEKVVEEFDVPVFEAEGTKKFVQDEAGSFKIMINDNEIMVVHYKNMEPDVAIVGQSAKKIYEELLNRQLVSRLEHAAYLGSELQKAEIAMITGKNYTQDFELFKKPFSI
- the porC gene encoding pyruvate synthase subunit PorC; amino-acid sequence: MIEIRFHGRGGQGSVTAAEILAKAAFEDGKYSQAFPFFGVERRGAPVMAFTRINDEPIRRRYQVYNPDYVVVLDEGLLEVVDVFSGLKSHSMAIINTQGEAPEHEGSETHVIDATGIALEKLGLPIVNTVMLGAFAGATGQVSLDSIIKIIKETFPGKVGEKNAVAAKAAYEHVK
- the porD gene encoding pyruvate synthase subunit PorD, coding for MESIGGAVKKPGSTRNNKTGSWRTFKPILDKETCIDCDNCIIFCPEGCLNKEHDIDYDYCKGCGICAEECPVKAIKMERE
- the porA gene encoding pyruvate synthase subunit PorA, which codes for MVLKVMTANRAVSEAVSLARPQVIPVYPITPQTTISEYLAQFVADGELDAEFIRVESEHSSMSAAIGASGTGVRVFTATSSQGLLLMHEVLFAAAGLRTPIVMANANRAVAAPLSIWNDHQDSISQRDAGWIQIYVEDGQEALDSVLRSYKISEDKDVLLPSMVCLDGFILTHTVEPVDIPTHEQVDNFLPEYVSEHLYLDPERPMSIGTLADPNYYMEARYQMELAMERSLKVVKKVNKEFGEIFGREYGSVEEYYCEDAEIILVTMGSLCSTIRDVVDELRANGEKVGMLKIRTYRPFPKEDIYNVLKNANKIAVLDKNITFGIGGALYADLKASINFQDIEIYGFIVGLGGRDITPTHLKDIVNKTKNPTQDITWIGLKEGV